The following proteins are co-located in the Solanum pennellii chromosome 8, SPENNV200 genome:
- the LOC107027248 gene encoding cellulose synthase-like protein D3, giving the protein MAGRSFKPSDPQQGKPPGVTFARRTSSGRYVNLSRDSLDSEISALEFANYTVHMPPTPDNQPFDPSISQRVEEQYVSNSLFSGGYNSATRAHLMDKVIDSEANHPQMAGTKGSSCAIQGCDGKVMSDGRGDDILPCECDFKICRDCYIDAVKIGDGMCPGCKEPYKNTDLAENDVDPSRQPLSLHSNVGMSKNERMLSLMRSANKSALIRSESGLMRSQTGDFDHNRWLFETKGTYGYGNAIWPKDEVFGNDEDDNMGEHSELLNKPWRPLTRKLQIPAAVLSPYRLLILVRVVVLGLFLQWRISHPNNDAIWLWYMSIVCEIWFAISWLLDQLPKLCPVNRATDLTVLKEKFETPTSTNPTGKSDLPGMDIFVSTADPEKEPPLVTANTILSILAADYPVEKLSCYVSDDGGALLTFEAMAEAASFANIWVPFCRKHDIEPRNPDSYFSLKKDPYKNKVRQDFVKDRRRVKREYDEFKVRTNGLTDSIRRRSDAYNAREEIKALKLQRERAGDEPLEPIKITKATWMADGTHWPGTWMVASPEHSRGDHAGIIQVMLKPPSDEALHGATADSSMIDFTEVDIRLPMLVYVSREKRPGYDHNKKAGAMNALVRASAVMSNGPFILNLDCDHYIYNSEAIREGMCFMMDRGGDRLCYVQFPQRFEGIDPNDRYANHNTVFFDVNMRALDGLQGPFYVGTGCLFRRTALYGFDPPRAKDRHPDCCSCCFGRDKSKAIVADETRGLRMGDIDDEDMDLALFPKRFGNSRVLIDSIPVAEFQGRPLADHPSVKYGRPPGALTIPRELLDASTVAEAVSVISCWYEDKTEWGNRVGWIYGSVTEDVVTGYRMHNRGWKSIYCVTKRDAFRGTAPINLTDRLHQVLRWATGSVEIFFSRNNAFLASPKMKILQRIAYLNVGIYPFTSIFLIVYCFLPALSLFSGQFIVQSLNVTFLVYLLVISLTLCILALLEIKWSGIALEDWWRNEQFWLIGGTSAHLAAVFQGLLKVVAGIEISFTLTSKSSGDENDDEFADLYVIKWTSLMIPPITIMMVNLVAIAVGFSRTIYSTIPQWSRLLGGVFFSFWVLAHLYPFAKGLMGRRGRTPTIVFVWSGLIAITISLLWVAINPPAGNTEIGGSFQFP; this is encoded by the exons ATGGCTGGAAGATCCTTCAAACCTTCAGACCCGCAACAAGGTAAGCCTCCGGGTGTGACCTTTGCAAGGAGGACTTCGTCTGGTCGCTATGTCAACTTGTCTAGGGACTCCCTGGATAGTGAGATCAGTGCTTTAGAGTTTGCGAACTACACGGTGCATATGCCTCCGACACCTGATAATCAACCTTTTGATCCTTCCATTTCACAGAGGGTTGAAGAGCAATATGTGTCGAATTCCTTGTTTAGTGGTGGATATAACAGTGCTACTCGTGCACATTTGATGGATAAGGTGATTGATTCGGAAGCCAATCATCCTCAGATGGCTGGTACTAAAGGGTCTTCTTGTGCTATACAAGGTTGTGATGGAAAGGTCATGAGTGATGGTAGGGGTGATGATATCCTTCCTTGCGAATGTGATTTCAAAATTTGTCGGGATTGCTATATTGATGCAGTCAAAATCGGAGATGGGATGTGTCCCGGTTGTAAAGAGCCATACAAGAACACTGATTTAGCTGAGAATGATGTGGATCCCTCCAGACAACCTTTGTCATTGCATTCAAATGTTGGGATGTCTAAAAATGAAAGGATGTTGTCGTTGATGCGATCAGCTAATAAGTCGGCCTTAATAAGGAGCGAGTCAGGGTTGATGAGGAGTCAAACAGGAGATTTTGATCATAATAGATGGTTATTTGAGACTAAAGGAACATATGGATATGGGAATGCTATATGGCCAAAGGATGAAGTATTTGGAAATGACGAAGATGATAACATGGGTGAGCATTCTGAACTTCTCAACAAGCCTTGGAGGCCACTTACGCGTAAGCTGCAGATACCTGCTGCAGTACTCAGCCCATACCG GCTTTTGATTTTAGTTCGTGTCGTTGTACTTGGATtatttcttcaatggaggatcaGCCACCCCAACAATGATGCTATATGGCTGTGGTATATGTCCATAGTCTGTGAGATTTGGTTTGCAATTTCATGGCTGCTTGATCAGCTTCCAAAGTTATGTCCAGTCAATCGTGCTACCGATCTTACTgtcttgaaagaaaagtttgaAACTCCGACCTCAACCAATCCCACTGGAAAGTCTGATCTTCCAGGAATGGATATATTTGTTTCTACAGCAGATCCAGAGAAAGAGCCACCACTCGTTACAGCAAACACAATACTATCTATTCTTGCTGCTGATTACCCTGTTGAAAAACTTTCTTGCTATGTGTCTGATGATGGAGGTGCTCTTTTGACTTTTGAAGCAATGGCAGAAGCTGCAAGTTTTGCCAACATTTGGGTCCCATTTTGTCGTAAACATGATATTGAACCGAGGAACCCGGATAGTTACTTCAGCTTGAAGAAAGATCCTTACAAGAACAAAGTACGTCAAGATTTCGTCAAGGATCGTAGACGTGTGAAGCGCgaatatgatgaatttaaggTTCGAACCAATGGCCTTACTGATTCTATTCGCCGGCGTTCTGATGCCTACAATGCTAGAGAGGAAATTAAGGCTTTGAAGCTTCAGAGAGAGAGAGCTGGAGATGAACCTTTGGAACCTATCAAGATAACTAAGGCCACTTGGATGGCTGATGGAACTCACTGGCCCGGAACTTGGATGGTAGCTTCTCCCGAGCACTCTCGGGGTGATCATGCAGGAATCATACAG GTGATGTTAAAACCTCCAAGTGATGAAGCTTTGCATGGTGCGACAGCTGATAGCAGTATGATTGATTTTACGGAAGTTGATATTCGGCTCCCCATGCTGGTGTATGTTTCTCGTGAGAAGCGTCCTGGCTATGATCACAACAAGAAGGCTGGAGCTATGAATGCGTTGGTTCGAGCATCAGCTGTCATGTCCAATGGCCCTTTCATTCTAAACCTTGACTGTGATCACTACATCTACAACTCAGAGGCAATAAGGGAGGGCATGTGTTTTATGATGGACCGGGGTGGGGATCGTCTTTGTTATGTACAGTTCCCTCAGCGGTTTGAGGGGATTGATCCCAATGATCGGTATGCAAATCACAATACTGTTTTCTTTGATGTGAATATGCGTGCACTGGACGGACTTCAAGGTCCTTTTTATGTTGGCACCGGTTGCCTCTTCCGCCGGACTGCTCTGTATGGTTTTGATCCCCCAAGAGCAAAGGACCGCCACCCTGATTGCTGCAGTTGTTGTTTTGGGAGGGATAAGAGTAAGGCCATTGTTGCTGACGAAACAAGGGGACTTAGAATGGGAGACATTGATGATGAGGATATGGATCTTGCTTTGTTTCCTAAAAGATTTGGGAACTCTAGAGTCCTCATTGATTCAATCCCAGTGGCTGAATTCCAAGGTAGACCGCTAGCTGATCACCCTTCTGTAAAGTATGGACGACCTCCCGGTGCACTAACTATTCCAAGAGAACTTCTCGATGCTTCCACTGTTGCTGAAGCAGTCAGTGTCATTTCGTGTTGGTACGAAGACAAAACTGAATGGGGCAATCGAGTTGGATGGATTTACGGATCTGTTACTGAAGATGTGGTAACAGGATACAGGATGCATAATAGAGGTTGGAAATCGATATACTGTGTGACAAAAAGAGATGCATTCCGTGGCACTGCACCAATCAATCTCACTGACAGGCTTCACCAAGTCCTACGATGGGCTACTGGTTCCGTTGAGATCTTCTTCTCACGCAATAACGCCTTTCTTGCTAGTCCaaagatgaaaattttacaaCGGATTGCTTACCTCAACGTTGGCATCTACCCGTTCACTTCAATATTCCTGATTGTCTACTGCTTCCTCCCAGCACTCTCACTTTTCTCCGGTCAATTCATTGTTCAGAGCCTGAACGTCACATTTCTCGTGTACCTCCTTGTCATCTCATTAACTCTCTGCATTCTAGCTTTGCTCGAGATCAAGTGGTCTGGCATTGCTTTGGAAGATTGGTGGCGTAATGAGCAGTTTTGGTTAATCGGAGGCACGAGTGCACATCTTGCAGCTGTGTTTCAAGGTCTACTAAAAGTGGTTGCTGGCATTGAGATTTCATTCACTCTGACATCAAAATCATCCGGTGATGAAAATGACGATGAATTTGCTGATCTCTACGTCATCAAATGGACATCATTGATGATTCCTCCTATAACAATCATGATGGTTAACTTAGTCGCGATAGCAGTTGGCTTCAGCAGGACTATATACAGCACAATACCACAATGGAGCCGTCTGTTAGGAGGCGTTTTCTTCAGCTTTTGGGTGTTGGCTCATCTCTATCCTTTCGCGAAAGGACTTATGGGACGAAGAGGAAGAACACCAACCATCGTGTTCGTGTGGTCCGGGCTCATTGCCATTACCATTTCCCTCCTTTGGGTTGCAATTAACCCCCCTGCAGGTAACACTGAAATTGGAGGTTCATTTCAGTTCCCTTGA
- the LOC107026629 gene encoding uncharacterized protein LOC107026629, protein MNGYYSLEYNTDAIPSNDTIHCHTHWCRTQVASFNEYIPMSQSGVIGIFSRVFNVHVPDNMSYRLSDSGIIVANTYCRQCGKMIGWKFITVQEPDMYVREGQFCMRLDKLTFSNHIPLLRSIEEQIFQANEGNADQHGDSTDQDGDSTDQGGDIADQDATDQDGDIADQDATDQDGDPADQDLATDEQNADQDGDANEQVPKEQEVGANEQNVNQDGGANEQNSDQHVRGNQQNHDQDGGAPMN, encoded by the coding sequence ATGAATGGATACTATTCACTTGAATACAACACTGATGCGATCCCTTCTAATGATACCATCCACTGTCATACTCATTGGTGCAGAACGCAAGTTGCATCCTTCAACGAATATATTCCAATGTCTCAATCAGGAGTAATAGGGATCTTTAGTAGGGTGTTTAATGTTCATGTACCAGACAACATGAGTTATCGTCTTTCAGACAGTGGAATTATCGTAGCCAACACTTACTGTCGCCAATGTGGAAAGATGATAGGGTGGAAATTTATTACAGTCCAAGAACCGGACATGTATGTTAGAGAAGGACAATTCTGTATGAGACTGGACAAGCTTACTTTTTCGAATCATATACCGTTGCTTCGTTCAATTGAGGAACAAATTTTCCAAGCTAATGAGGGAAATGCTGATCAACATGGGGACTCTACTGATCAAGATGGAGACTCTACTGATCAAGGTGGAGACATAGCTGATCAAGACGCTACTGATCAAGATGGAGACATAGCTGATCAAGACGCTACTGATCAAGATGGAGACCCAGCTGATCAAGATTTAGCCACTGATGAGCAAAATGCTGATCAAGATGGAGACGCTAATGAACAGGTTCCTAAAGAACAAGAAGTGGGCGCTAATGAGCAAAATGTTAATCAAGATGGAGGCGCTAATGAGCAAAATTCTGATCAACATGTACGAGGTAATCAACAGAATCATGATCAAGACGGAGGTGCTCCAATGAACTGA